From the genome of Brevibacterium sp. JSBI002, one region includes:
- the lysA gene encoding diaminopimelate decarboxylase has protein sequence MPAHIAGTLHATPAPVWLPYPDDVNALLPSLWSDNVTKTDDGVLTIAGHSVTDLAERYGTPTLVMDVADFRSRAEAYLSTFSNAFSVEKGLAGADVFYAGKAFLCTAVARWVHEAGLGLDTCSLGEMMIARAAGVPGDRVGLHGNNKSAAELEYALDYGVARIFVDSLDEVARLESIAAARGTVAPVMLRVTVGVEAHTHDFIATAHEDQKFGLSLADGTAARAARLVAESEHLRLDGLHSHIGSQIFDISGFQVAAARVLAFRAEIMGEHGINLPDVDLGGGFGIRYTSQDTPIPVAEMAAELAAVVAKECRGLGTSVPRISIEPGRAIVSPAVFTLYEVGTVKQVSTDSGTRTYVAVDGGMSDNIRTALYDADYSCTLANRNSSAEPAIVRVVGKHCESGDIIVRDEYMGADVTAGDLVAVPTTGAYCRSLANNYNHLPRPGVLAVEADRVEWIVTPEDHTQMFATDPGMAGGAASN, from the coding sequence ATGCCCGCACATATCGCAGGGACTCTGCACGCGACACCGGCCCCGGTGTGGCTGCCCTATCCCGATGACGTCAATGCCCTGCTGCCGAGTCTGTGGTCGGACAACGTCACGAAGACCGACGACGGAGTGCTCACGATCGCCGGTCATTCCGTGACGGACCTGGCCGAACGATACGGGACCCCCACTCTCGTCATGGACGTCGCTGACTTCCGCAGCCGTGCCGAGGCCTACCTGAGCACATTCTCCAACGCCTTCTCCGTGGAGAAGGGACTGGCCGGCGCCGATGTGTTCTACGCCGGGAAGGCATTCCTGTGCACAGCTGTAGCCCGCTGGGTGCATGAGGCCGGGCTCGGCCTCGACACCTGCTCCCTGGGCGAGATGATGATCGCCCGCGCCGCCGGTGTCCCCGGCGACCGCGTCGGGCTGCACGGAAACAATAAATCGGCGGCGGAGCTCGAATACGCCCTCGACTACGGCGTGGCCAGGATCTTCGTCGACAGCCTCGATGAGGTCGCACGTCTGGAATCCATCGCTGCAGCCAGAGGAACGGTCGCCCCGGTCATGCTGCGAGTCACGGTCGGCGTCGAAGCGCACACCCACGACTTCATCGCCACGGCTCACGAAGACCAGAAGTTCGGGCTCTCTCTCGCCGACGGCACCGCCGCCCGGGCCGCTCGTCTGGTCGCCGAATCCGAACATCTGCGTCTCGACGGTCTCCACTCCCACATCGGTTCGCAGATCTTCGACATCTCCGGATTCCAGGTCGCCGCCGCCCGTGTACTCGCCTTCCGAGCCGAGATCATGGGCGAACACGGCATCAACCTGCCCGATGTCGACCTCGGCGGCGGCTTCGGCATCCGCTACACCTCCCAGGACACCCCGATCCCGGTCGCGGAGATGGCCGCAGAGCTCGCCGCCGTCGTGGCCAAGGAATGCCGGGGTCTGGGCACGAGCGTCCCCCGGATCTCCATCGAACCCGGACGCGCCATCGTCTCCCCGGCGGTGTTCACTCTCTACGAGGTCGGCACCGTCAAACAGGTGAGCACGGACAGCGGCACTCGCACCTATGTCGCCGTCGACGGGGGAATGAGCGACAACATCCGCACGGCTCTCTACGACGCGGACTATTCGTGCACCCTGGCCAACCGGAACTCGAGCGCCGAGCCTGCGATCGTGCGGGTCGTCGGCAAGCACTGCGAGTCCGGTGACATCATCGTCCGCGACGAATACATGGGCGCAGACGTCACCGCAGGCGATCTCGTCGCGGTCCCCACCACCGGGGCGTACTGCCGCTCGCTGGCCAACAACTACAACCACCTGCCCCGGCCGGGCGTGCTGGCCGTCGAGGCCGATAGAGTTGAGTGGATCGTGACCCCCGAAGACCACACGCAGATGTTCGCCACGGACCCGGGAATGGCCGGGGGAGCGGCGTCGAACTGA
- a CDS encoding homoserine dehydrogenase, with translation MQALKVAMLGCGVVGTEVAARIQNRAEGLAERIGAPLELSAIVVRDASKARPGIDAKLLTTDAEAAIAGADIVVELMGGIEPARSLITAALRQGSSVVTANKALLAASYGELMSAADAAGVRLEHEAAVAGAIPIIRPVGDSLAGDRIERIMGIVNGTTNYILDQMDSEGWDFDQALTAAQGLGYAEADPTADIGGHDAAAKAAILSSLAFHAPVSIDDVHVEGIEGVTAEMVETARDQGFVIKLLAVCERVASSPAGAGLSARVYPALLDRGHALASVRGAFNAVFIEAEAAGELMFYGQGAGGAPTASAVLGDLVSVARRKVLGGRGQYERPFHEDYPILPISAITTRYHITLDVVDRPGVLAAVSEVFADEGASIELMRQTIGDIDDNGVQHAKLVLATHSNTDSTLQKTVDRLVDLPVVHTVKSVIRVEGQ, from the coding sequence ATGCAGGCACTGAAGGTTGCCATGCTCGGATGCGGAGTCGTCGGCACGGAGGTCGCCGCCCGAATCCAGAATCGCGCGGAGGGCCTGGCCGAGCGCATCGGCGCTCCGCTGGAGCTGAGCGCCATCGTCGTCCGCGATGCCTCGAAGGCCCGTCCGGGAATCGACGCGAAGCTGCTGACGACCGACGCCGAGGCGGCCATCGCCGGAGCCGATATCGTCGTCGAGCTGATGGGCGGAATCGAACCCGCCCGCTCGCTCATCACCGCAGCGCTGCGCCAGGGTTCATCGGTCGTGACCGCGAACAAGGCTCTGCTGGCCGCCAGCTACGGCGAACTCATGTCCGCGGCCGACGCCGCTGGTGTGCGCCTCGAGCACGAAGCAGCGGTGGCAGGGGCCATCCCGATCATCCGACCCGTCGGCGATTCGCTGGCCGGCGACCGGATCGAACGCATCATGGGCATCGTCAACGGCACGACGAACTACATCCTCGACCAGATGGACTCCGAGGGCTGGGATTTCGACCAGGCGCTCACCGCCGCCCAAGGGCTCGGATACGCAGAGGCCGATCCGACCGCCGACATCGGCGGACACGATGCGGCGGCGAAGGCTGCGATCCTGTCATCTCTGGCATTCCACGCACCCGTGTCGATCGACGACGTCCACGTCGAAGGCATCGAAGGCGTCACCGCCGAGATGGTCGAGACCGCCCGGGACCAGGGCTTCGTCATCAAACTCCTCGCCGTGTGCGAACGTGTGGCCTCATCACCGGCGGGCGCCGGACTCTCGGCGCGCGTCTATCCGGCGCTTCTCGACCGAGGACACGCACTGGCATCCGTCCGCGGTGCCTTCAACGCCGTGTTCATCGAGGCCGAAGCCGCCGGCGAGCTGATGTTCTACGGACAGGGGGCCGGGGGAGCACCGACCGCATCCGCCGTGCTCGGCGACCTCGTGTCCGTGGCCAGGCGCAAGGTGCTCGGCGGACGCGGACAGTACGAACGCCCCTTCCACGAGGATTACCCGATCCTGCCGATCTCGGCGATCACGACCAGGTACCACATCACCCTCGACGTGGTCGACCGTCCCGGTGTGCTCGCCGCGGTCTCCGAGGTCTTCGCCGATGAAGGGGCATCCATCGAACTGATGCGACAGACGATCGGGGACATCGACGACAACGGCGTCCAGCACGCGAAGCTCGTGCTGGCCACCCACTCGAACACCGACTCGACTCTGCAGAAGACGGTCGATCGACTCGTCGATCTGCCTGTCGTCCACACCGTCAAATCCGTGATCCGCGTAGAAGGACAGTGA
- the thrC gene encoding threonine synthase, whose product MNYPRHQWQGVVEEYRSLLDISADTPAVTLGEGGTPLIRAEKLSARTGAQVWVKYEGLNPTASFKDRGMTMAITKAVAHGAKAVICASTGNTSASAAAYATKAGLTCAVLVPTGKIAPGKMSQAIAHGATLLEVDGNFDDCLTLCRKLSESYPVHLVNSVNPDRIEGQKTAAFEIVDVLGDAPDIHVLPVGNAGNITAYWKGYSEYREHGLSKQLPQMWGFQAAGAAPLVLGHPVDEPDTVATAIRIGNPASWTQAEAARDDSGGLIDSVTDDEILAAHKILSSEEGIFVEPGSAASVAGLLKMADAGRVPADATIAVTVTGHGLKDPSWALHTADGSDIETKRVSVDAVSAARALGLEDS is encoded by the coding sequence ATGAACTACCCCAGACACCAGTGGCAGGGCGTCGTCGAGGAATACCGCAGCCTCCTCGACATCTCCGCTGACACTCCTGCCGTCACACTCGGTGAGGGCGGGACCCCGCTGATCCGGGCGGAGAAGCTCAGCGCACGCACCGGTGCCCAGGTATGGGTGAAGTACGAGGGCCTCAATCCGACTGCGTCGTTCAAAGACCGCGGTATGACGATGGCGATCACCAAGGCTGTGGCCCATGGTGCCAAAGCCGTCATCTGCGCCTCGACGGGCAACACCTCGGCCTCTGCCGCCGCCTATGCCACGAAGGCCGGACTGACCTGCGCCGTCCTCGTGCCCACCGGCAAGATCGCGCCGGGGAAGATGAGCCAGGCCATCGCCCACGGGGCGACCCTGCTCGAAGTCGACGGAAACTTCGACGACTGCCTGACGCTGTGCCGCAAGCTCTCGGAGTCCTACCCGGTCCACCTCGTCAACTCGGTCAATCCCGATCGCATCGAAGGTCAGAAGACCGCGGCCTTCGAGATCGTCGACGTCCTCGGCGACGCTCCCGACATCCATGTGCTGCCCGTCGGCAACGCCGGCAACATCACGGCGTACTGGAAGGGCTACAGCGAATACCGTGAACACGGGCTCTCCAAGCAGCTGCCTCAGATGTGGGGCTTCCAGGCCGCCGGTGCCGCACCGCTGGTGCTCGGCCACCCCGTCGACGAACCGGATACGGTGGCGACCGCCATCCGCATCGGCAACCCCGCCAGCTGGACGCAGGCCGAAGCGGCGCGTGACGACTCGGGCGGTCTCATCGATTCGGTCACCGACGACGAGATCCTCGCTGCGCACAAGATCCTGTCCAGCGAAGAGGGCATCTTCGTCGAGCCCGGGTCGGCCGCCTCGGTGGCGGGTCTGCTGAAGATGGCCGACGCCGGTCGGGTCCCTGCCGATGCGACGATCGCGGTCACCGTGACCGGTCACGGACTCAAGGACCCCAGCTGGGCACTGCACACCGCCGACGGATCCGATATCGAGACCAAACGGGTCTCCGTCGACGCCGTCAGCGCCGCACGCGCCCTGGGACTCGAGGACAGCTGA
- the thrB gene encoding homoserine kinase encodes MRVRLEVPATSANLGPGYDSYGLALDIVDTLTLTVHDAAVDPHRCVEVTGEGAEVLPRDGSHLIMRIIGEVLDSEFPAVAVELRPRLSLECDNRIPHSRGLGSSAAAVVAGIGLAAELGAWSTGVELSRDRILEIATAVEGHPDNAAPAIFGGLTVSLSAPVKSWQVPVRTVEAVTVLVPSFRLDTEVARGLIPAGIDHAIAADNSARAGLLVHGMSNDSRVLFEATRDQLHQEFRRGAYPESMALVDALRAEGLPAVVSGAGPTVLVLAEAVPDALVAEGFVAQRTAIDLGGYRVSREI; translated from the coding sequence GTGCGCGTCCGACTCGAGGTCCCGGCCACCTCGGCGAATCTGGGACCCGGCTACGACTCGTACGGGCTGGCACTCGACATCGTCGACACCCTCACCCTCACCGTCCACGACGCAGCGGTCGATCCTCATCGCTGCGTCGAGGTCACGGGGGAGGGCGCCGAGGTGCTGCCCCGTGACGGCTCGCACCTGATCATGCGCATCATCGGTGAGGTGCTCGACTCGGAGTTTCCCGCCGTTGCGGTGGAGCTGAGGCCGCGTCTGTCGCTGGAGTGCGACAACCGGATTCCTCATTCCCGCGGACTGGGCTCCTCGGCCGCAGCCGTCGTTGCCGGAATCGGCCTCGCAGCGGAACTCGGAGCCTGGTCGACCGGAGTCGAGCTGAGCCGGGACCGGATCCTCGAGATCGCCACCGCCGTCGAGGGGCATCCGGACAACGCCGCCCCCGCGATCTTCGGCGGACTCACCGTCTCTCTGTCGGCGCCCGTGAAGTCGTGGCAGGTGCCGGTGCGCACCGTCGAGGCGGTCACCGTGCTCGTGCCCTCGTTCCGCCTCGACACCGAGGTTGCCCGTGGACTCATTCCCGCCGGCATCGATCACGCGATCGCCGCCGACAATTCGGCTCGGGCTGGCCTGCTCGTCCACGGGATGAGCAATGACTCCCGGGTGCTCTTCGAAGCCACCCGCGACCAGCTCCATCAGGAGTTCCGGCGCGGCGCCTATCCGGAGTCGATGGCGTTGGTCGACGCACTGCGCGCCGAGGGTCTCCCGGCCGTCGTCTCCGGCGCCGGCCCGACGGTACTCGTCCTCGCCGAGGCGGTTCCCGACGCCCTCGTGGCAGAAGGCTTCGTCGCTCAGCGCACCGCGATTGACCTCGGTGGTTACCGGGTGAGCCGAGAAATCTGA
- the rho gene encoding transcription termination factor Rho: MSETTTQDSTPRTGSLTALRLPQLQEMAAGLGIKGYRRLRKSELIDAINSHSGGSAEKESAPTEKKPAAEPAAKTENPAEKQDEKKESTNRRSSRRSAASASEDASALIIEPNTESSSSSTANESGADQSGGAASEENSGDQDRQRSRRSRSRSRGSESQTEGRDGSGEESADRGGQDRSGDQDRSDRDHRGGRDNDRRSRNNDRSDDNRGGNDRGGNDRGNNDRDGGNDRGHRNDRGGNNDRNDRRNRGNDDDDRGNNRRGRGRDRKRRGRGNDEPDIRNDDVLIPVGGILDVHDNYAFLRTSGYLPGPNDVYLSASMVRKNGLRKGDAVAGAIRQPRENEQRNNKREKFDALVRLDSVNGLTVDDARSRVEFSKLTPLYPQERLRLETTSKLHSTRLIDLITPIGKGQRGLIVAPPKAGKTTIMQQIANAITENNPEAHLMVVLVDERPEEVTDMQRAVKGEVIASTFDRPADDHTTIAELAIERAKRLVEMGSDVVVLLDNITRLGRAYNIAQPASGRILSGGVDANALYPPKKFFGAARNIEGGGSLTILATALVETGSKMDEVIFEEFKGTGNMELRLSRQLADKRIFPAIDVNSSSTRREEMLMTQEETKVMWQLRRLLSGLEQQQAVELLMSKLKETGSNVEFLMQVQKTTPLPKSSTDNS, encoded by the coding sequence GTGTCTGAAACCACCACTCAGGATTCCACCCCGCGCACAGGCAGCCTCACAGCGCTGCGGCTGCCTCAGCTCCAGGAAATGGCTGCCGGGCTGGGAATCAAGGGTTACCGTCGCCTTCGCAAGAGCGAACTGATCGACGCCATCAACAGCCACTCGGGCGGATCTGCTGAGAAGGAGTCCGCCCCCACCGAGAAGAAGCCTGCCGCAGAACCGGCCGCCAAGACCGAGAATCCGGCGGAGAAGCAGGACGAGAAGAAGGAGTCGACGAACCGTCGCTCCTCGCGTCGCTCTGCCGCTTCCGCGTCCGAGGACGCTTCGGCGCTCATCATCGAACCGAACACCGAGTCCTCGTCGTCTTCGACGGCGAACGAGTCCGGTGCGGACCAGTCCGGGGGAGCAGCCTCCGAGGAGAACAGCGGCGATCAGGATCGTCAGCGGTCTCGCCGCAGCCGTTCTCGCTCCCGCGGCTCCGAGTCCCAGACCGAGGGCCGCGACGGCAGCGGTGAGGAATCGGCCGACCGCGGCGGCCAGGATCGCTCCGGCGACCAGGACCGCTCCGACCGTGATCATCGCGGAGGGCGCGACAACGACCGTCGCAGCCGGAACAACGACCGCTCCGACGACAACCGAGGCGGCAATGACCGGGGCGGCAATGACCGCGGCAACAACGACCGTGACGGCGGCAACGATCGCGGCCACCGCAACGACAGGGGCGGCAACAACGATCGCAACGATCGTCGCAACCGCGGCAACGACGATGACGATCGCGGCAACAACCGCCGCGGACGGGGTCGTGACCGGAAGCGCCGCGGCCGCGGCAACGACGAGCCGGACATCCGCAACGACGATGTGCTCATCCCCGTCGGCGGCATCCTCGATGTCCACGACAACTACGCCTTCCTCCGCACCTCCGGCTACCTGCCGGGACCGAACGACGTCTATCTTTCGGCATCCATGGTGCGCAAGAACGGTCTGCGCAAGGGCGACGCTGTCGCCGGTGCGATCCGTCAGCCGCGTGAGAACGAACAGCGGAACAACAAGCGCGAGAAGTTCGATGCTCTCGTCCGCCTCGATTCCGTCAACGGGCTCACCGTCGACGATGCCCGCAGCCGTGTCGAGTTCTCCAAGCTGACTCCGCTCTACCCTCAGGAACGTCTGCGCCTCGAGACCACCTCGAAGCTGCACTCGACTCGTCTCATCGATCTCATCACCCCCATCGGCAAGGGCCAGCGTGGACTCATCGTCGCGCCTCCGAAGGCCGGCAAGACGACGATCATGCAGCAGATCGCCAACGCGATCACGGAGAACAACCCCGAAGCGCACCTCATGGTCGTCCTCGTCGACGAACGTCCCGAGGAAGTCACGGACATGCAGCGTGCGGTCAAGGGCGAGGTCATCGCCTCGACCTTCGACCGTCCGGCCGACGACCACACCACGATCGCCGAACTCGCCATCGAACGCGCCAAGCGTCTCGTCGAGATGGGTTCCGATGTCGTCGTGCTGCTTGACAACATCACACGTCTGGGACGTGCCTACAACATCGCCCAGCCGGCATCCGGACGGATCCTCTCCGGCGGTGTCGACGCCAATGCGCTCTACCCGCCGAAGAAATTCTTCGGTGCTGCACGCAATATCGAAGGCGGCGGCTCGCTGACCATCCTCGCCACCGCTCTCGTCGAGACCGGCTCCAAGATGGACGAAGTCATCTTCGAGGAGTTCAAGGGCACCGGCAATATGGAGCTGCGTCTGAGCCGTCAGCTTGCCGACAAGCGCATCTTCCCGGCCATCGACGTCAACTCCTCGAGCACCCGCCGCGAAGAGATGCTCATGACCCAGGAAGAGACGAAGGTCATGTGGCAGCTGCGCAGACTGCTCTCGGGACTCGAGCAGCAGCAGGCAGTCGAACTGCTCATGTCGAAGCTCAAGGAGACCGGCTCGAACGTCGAGTTCCTCATGCAGGTGCAGAAGACGACCCCGCTGCCGAAGTCGTCGACCGACAACAGCTGA
- the prfA gene encoding peptide chain release factor 1 produces MVDDTLTASVSALLDEHARVQEELSDPAVHADAGRAKKLTRRYAELDKVAAAARHFAQLEADHAAAVELAEDDADFAAEAKRLSAEMDTAEGELKDLLVPSDPDDSRDAIIEIKAGEGGDESALFAGDLLRMYQRWIDSRGWSSQILDATHSDLGGYKDVTLAVKAKNDGAYGWVKFEGGVHRVQRVPVTESQGRIHTSAAGVLVFPEVDEPEEIQLDEHDLRIDVYRSSGPGGQSVNTTDSAVRITHLPTGITASCQNEKSQLQNKDAAMRMLRARILAKQAEEAAAEAADIRRSQVRTVDRSERIRTYNFPENRITDHRTGYKAYNLDQVLAGDLDPVIGSCRDADKAARLDALGD; encoded by the coding sequence ATGGTCGACGACACCCTCACGGCCAGCGTCAGTGCACTGCTCGATGAGCACGCCCGGGTGCAGGAGGAACTCTCCGACCCCGCGGTCCACGCTGACGCCGGCCGGGCCAAGAAGCTGACCAGACGGTACGCGGAACTCGACAAGGTCGCCGCGGCCGCCCGTCACTTCGCCCAACTCGAAGCCGACCACGCAGCCGCCGTGGAACTGGCCGAGGACGACGCCGATTTCGCCGCCGAGGCCAAGCGTCTGTCCGCAGAGATGGACACGGCCGAGGGTGAGCTCAAGGATCTCCTGGTACCCAGCGACCCGGATGACTCCCGAGACGCCATCATCGAGATCAAAGCCGGCGAAGGCGGGGACGAATCCGCGCTGTTCGCCGGTGACCTGCTGCGGATGTACCAGCGGTGGATCGACTCGCGCGGCTGGTCGAGCCAGATCCTCGACGCCACGCATTCGGATCTCGGCGGATACAAGGACGTCACCCTGGCCGTCAAGGCGAAGAACGACGGCGCCTACGGCTGGGTGAAGTTCGAAGGCGGAGTGCACCGTGTTCAAAGGGTGCCGGTCACCGAATCGCAGGGACGCATCCACACCTCGGCAGCCGGTGTGCTCGTCTTCCCCGAGGTCGATGAACCCGAAGAGATCCAGTTGGACGAACACGATCTGCGCATCGACGTCTACCGCTCGTCCGGACCCGGCGGCCAGTCAGTGAACACCACGGACTCCGCTGTGCGCATCACGCACCTGCCGACCGGAATCACAGCGAGCTGCCAGAACGAGAAGTCCCAGCTGCAGAACAAAGACGCAGCGATGCGCATGCTCCGTGCTCGGATCCTGGCCAAACAGGCCGAAGAGGCCGCAGCGGAAGCCGCCGACATCCGTCGTTCGCAGGTGCGCACCGTCGATCGCTCGGAACGCATCCGCACCTACAATTTTCCGGAGAACCGGATCACCGATCACCGCACCGGATACAAGGCCTACAATCTCGATCAGGTGCTCGCTGGAGACCTCGATCCGGTCATCGGATCCTGCCGGGACGCCGACAAGGCCGCACGCCTCGACGCACTGGGGGACTGA
- the prmC gene encoding peptide chain release factor N(5)-glutamine methyltransferase, which yields MDTVRPTLVSDLLRGATTLFTEAGIASPEADALELLAHAWSIDRAALSRRRLFDEPVPESVSARFAELCDQRRRRTPLQHLTGIAHFRHLQLQVGPGVFVPRPETELLAGAVLTELSELSELADTDSTTKNNKARRPFVIDLCSGSGAISLSVATEFDRVDVLGVERESAALEWSLKNLEQCRLGESTVEFISEDATTIAKARPDLCGRVDIVVTNPPYVPDSAVPRDPEVAEHDPAAALYGGSTGLEIPALIIGQAEHLLRPGGLFLMEHGEEQGPGARDLLEGSASLRQAETYPDYTGRDRYTVARRAETHSG from the coding sequence CTGGACACCGTCAGGCCGACTCTCGTCTCCGACCTCCTTCGCGGGGCGACCACGCTCTTCACAGAAGCAGGCATAGCGAGTCCCGAAGCCGATGCGCTCGAACTGCTCGCCCACGCATGGTCGATCGACAGGGCAGCTCTGAGCCGCCGCCGTCTCTTCGACGAACCCGTGCCGGAGTCGGTGAGCGCTCGATTCGCCGAACTCTGTGACCAGCGGCGGCGGCGGACACCGCTGCAGCATCTCACCGGCATCGCCCACTTCCGGCATCTGCAGCTGCAGGTGGGCCCCGGAGTCTTCGTGCCCCGTCCGGAGACGGAGCTGCTCGCCGGAGCCGTTCTGACCGAACTGTCCGAACTGTCCGAACTCGCCGACACTGACTCGACGACGAAGAACAACAAGGCTCGGCGTCCCTTCGTCATCGACCTGTGTTCCGGTTCGGGAGCGATCTCCCTCTCCGTTGCCACCGAATTCGACCGCGTCGACGTCCTCGGCGTCGAACGCGAATCCGCGGCCCTGGAATGGTCGCTGAAGAACCTCGAGCAGTGCCGCCTCGGCGAGTCGACGGTCGAGTTCATCTCCGAGGATGCGACGACGATCGCGAAGGCTCGGCCCGACCTGTGCGGGCGTGTCGACATCGTGGTGACGAACCCGCCCTATGTTCCCGATTCCGCCGTGCCGCGGGACCCGGAGGTCGCCGAACACGACCCGGCTGCCGCCCTGTACGGCGGCTCCACAGGCCTTGAGATCCCAGCGCTCATCATCGGACAGGCCGAGCATCTGCTGCGTCCGGGAGGTCTCTTCCTCATGGAGCACGGTGAGGAGCAGGGCCCGGGCGCACGCGATCTGCTCGAGGGTTCGGCCAGTCTGAGGCAGGCAGAGACCTACCCGGACTACACTGGACGCGACCGCTATACGGTGGCCCGTCGTGCGGAGACCCACAGCGGTTGA
- a CDS encoding L-threonylcarbamoyladenylate synthase encodes MSRRFDVSQAEIRDLVFDECARVAETGNLLVIPTDTVYGIAADAFSASAVAALLAAKGRGRDMPPPVLVPRSETVFGLVDGVDETILALTGEFWPGPLTIIANAQPSLDWDLGDTHGTVAVRMPDDEYALSLLSRTGPLAVSSANISGRPAAKTADEAQEMLGDDVDIYVDGGVRESGMSSTIVDLSGDVPRIVRRGPIAAEQLREFVPDLIDLDG; translated from the coding sequence GTGTCGAGACGATTCGACGTCAGCCAAGCCGAAATCCGCGACCTCGTCTTCGACGAGTGTGCGCGGGTGGCCGAGACGGGCAACCTGCTCGTCATCCCCACCGACACCGTCTACGGGATCGCCGCCGATGCCTTCAGCGCCTCGGCCGTGGCCGCGCTGCTGGCTGCGAAGGGCCGCGGTCGGGACATGCCGCCGCCGGTGCTCGTGCCCCGATCCGAAACCGTCTTCGGGCTCGTCGACGGTGTCGATGAGACGATCCTCGCGCTCACCGGTGAATTCTGGCCCGGCCCCCTGACGATCATCGCGAACGCGCAGCCCTCCCTGGATTGGGATCTCGGCGATACCCACGGGACCGTGGCGGTCCGCATGCCCGACGACGAATACGCTCTGTCCCTGCTCTCGCGCACGGGTCCGCTGGCCGTCTCGAGCGCGAACATCTCCGGACGACCGGCGGCGAAGACCGCCGACGAGGCGCAGGAGATGCTCGGCGACGACGTCGACATCTACGTCGACGGGGGAGTGCGGGAGTCGGGAATGTCCTCGACCATCGTCGACCTCAGCGGTGACGTGCCGAGAATCGTGCGACGCGGCCCCATCGCAGCAGAGCAGCTGCGTGAGTTCGTCCCCGACCTGATCGACCTGGACGGCTGA
- a CDS encoding MraY family glycosyltransferase, whose product MRAYLFILIVSALVAYLLTPMVKRVAERGQIFSPLRARDVHSVPTPRLGGVAMFGGLIVGLVFASQTPFLQRIFVDPGPVIGVAGAAGLLCLLGIIDDIWDLHWMAKLAGQALAAGFMAIKGVALLSIPFGGVIIGSPRMSLIITVLVVLVTINAVNFVDGLDGLAAGVVAIGGIAFFIYSYWLARDASPESYANLASLIIAILVGACLGFLPHNFNPARIFMGDSGSMLIGLLLAASTIRVTGQVDPALIGQERAFATFMPIILPVAVMFLPLLDLGLAVVRRLRAGQSPFSADAKHLHHRMLRLGHSHARAVLILYTWTALIAFGSVLLLFKGWIFSVCVIGALAAITLIFTFYPLRMRQKAREEIS is encoded by the coding sequence GTGCGCGCCTACCTCTTCATCCTCATCGTCTCCGCCCTCGTGGCGTACCTGCTGACCCCGATGGTCAAGCGGGTCGCCGAGCGAGGGCAGATCTTCTCACCCCTGCGCGCCCGGGATGTGCATTCCGTCCCGACGCCGAGGCTGGGCGGCGTGGCGATGTTCGGCGGGCTGATCGTGGGGTTGGTCTTCGCATCGCAGACCCCGTTCCTGCAGCGGATCTTCGTCGATCCCGGACCCGTCATCGGCGTCGCCGGCGCCGCAGGCCTGCTGTGCCTGCTCGGCATCATCGATGACATCTGGGACCTCCATTGGATGGCGAAGCTCGCCGGTCAGGCGCTGGCGGCCGGATTCATGGCGATCAAAGGGGTCGCGTTGCTGTCCATTCCATTCGGTGGGGTCATCATCGGCTCCCCACGGATGTCGCTGATCATCACCGTGCTCGTCGTGCTCGTGACGATCAATGCAGTCAACTTCGTAGACGGCCTCGATGGTCTGGCCGCAGGTGTCGTCGCCATCGGGGGCATCGCCTTCTTCATCTACTCCTACTGGCTGGCCCGGGACGCCTCACCTGAGTCGTATGCGAACCTCGCCTCGCTCATCATCGCGATACTCGTCGGCGCATGCCTGGGCTTCCTGCCTCACAACTTCAATCCCGCACGGATCTTCATGGGCGATTCGGGTTCGATGCTCATCGGTCTGCTGCTGGCAGCCTCGACGATCCGGGTGACCGGTCAGGTCGATCCGGCTCTGATCGGTCAGGAGAGAGCGTTTGCGACGTTCATGCCGATCATCCTGCCTGTCGCCGTGATGTTCCTGCCGCTGCTCGACTTGGGGCTCGCTGTGGTCCGTCGACTGCGGGCCGGCCAGTCTCCGTTCTCTGCCGATGCGAAGCACCTCCATCACCGCATGCTGCGCTTGGGCCACTCGCATGCCCGAGCCGTCCTCATCCTCTATACCTGGACGGCTCTCATCGCCTTCGGATCGGTGCTGCTCCTGTTCAAGGGGTGGATCTTCTCCGTCTGCGTCATCGGAGCACTCGCGGCCATCACACTGATCTTCACCTTCTATCCATTGCGAATGCGTCAGAAAGCCAGAGAGGAGATCTCGTGA